A region of Toxorhynchites rutilus septentrionalis strain SRP chromosome 1, ASM2978413v1, whole genome shotgun sequence DNA encodes the following proteins:
- the LOC129761881 gene encoding glutathione S-transferase theta-2-like, which yields MPRPVKFFYDLLSTQSRALYMFFEATKIPYDPIPVCATKGENQTDKYKQALGKFEHVPSIIDDGFKLSNGVTILKYLIREKLIPDHWYPRSRRDRAQIDEYLEWHLDNHSKVLNAFVQPKQRSANQRTSEETLQEYRQLVTESLDHLERDWIAPGRFISGEKISIADILAACEVEQPKIVGLDPLEGRPKLAAWLEKVRYTMTPYYQEAHKDFYKLSKQKAVLRN from the exons ATGCCACGACCGGTGAAATTCTTCTATGATCTTCTTTCGACGCAATCGCGTGCCCTGTACATGTTTTTCGAGGCCACCAAAATTCCGTACGATCCGATTCCGGTATGTGCCACCAAAG GTGAAAACCAGACGGACAAATACAAGCAGGCTCTCGGGAAGTTCGAGCATGTTCCCAGCATAATCGACGATGGTTTCAAACTATCGAACGGAGTGACCATTCTAAAGTATCTGATCCGAGAGAAGCTCATCCCCGATCACTGGTATCCGCGCAGTCGGAGAGACCGCGCCCAAATCGATGAGTATCTCGAGTGGCATCTCGACAATCATTCGAAAGTTTTAAATGCTTTCGTGCAACCGAAGCAACGTTCTGCTAACCAACGAACCAGCGAAGAAACACTCCAAGAATATCGACAGCTAGTGACCGAAAGCCTGGACCACCTGGAGCGGGATTGGATCGCACCGGGACGGTTTATATCCGGCGAGAAGATCAGCATTGCGGACATTCTGGCCGCTTGCGAAGTAGAGCAGCCTAAGATTGTCGGTCTCGATCCACTCGAGGGTCGACCCAAGCTGGCGGCATGGCTCGAGAAGGTGCGCTACACCATGACACCGTACTACCAGGAAGCGCATAAAGATTTCTACAAACTCAGTAAGCAGAAAGCGGTTCTGAGAAACTGA